Proteins encoded in a region of the Armatimonadota bacterium genome:
- a CDS encoding arsenate reductase ArsC, with protein MRVLFVCVHNAGRSQMAEAFLGRFARERGLDVTAESAGTVGGGGLNPAVVAVMAELGIAMDGHAPKLLTQETVDRADKVVTMGCGVDAGACPARLHVSEDWGLDDPAGRPIEDVRRIRDEVRERVLRLLDETLVP; from the coding sequence ATGCGCGTCCTCTTCGTCTGCGTCCACAACGCAGGCCGTTCGCAGATGGCCGAGGCTTTCCTCGGCCGTTTTGCCCGTGAGCGGGGGCTCGACGTGACCGCCGAGTCGGCCGGGACGGTAGGGGGCGGCGGTTTGAACCCGGCGGTCGTCGCAGTGATGGCCGAGCTCGGGATCGCGATGGACGGCCACGCTCCGAAGCTTCTGACTCAGGAGACGGTCGACCGTGCGGACAAGGTCGTCACGATGGGGTGCGGGGTGGACGCCGGGGCCTGTCCGGCCCGGCTTCACGTGTCGGAGGACTGGGGGTTGGACGATCCGGCCGGTCGGCCGATCGAGGACGTCCGAAGGATCCGGGACGAGGTCAGGGAGAGGGTGTTGCGGTTGCTGGACGAAACGCTCGTCCCCTGA
- a CDS encoding VOC family protein has translation MSAIAKSVPYIHFSDNCAEAMEFYKSCLGGDLEVMKVGSSPMAGQMPGKEDYVMHSQLIGDGWSVMASDWCAPSEYKPGNNWTIMLELTDEAEQTAVYERLSAGGTQTMPLSDAFWGSRFGMLKDKFGIDWMLNCPKT, from the coding sequence ATGAGCGCGATCGCCAAATCCGTCCCCTACATCCACTTTTCCGACAACTGCGCCGAGGCGATGGAGTTCTACAAGTCGTGTCTCGGCGGGGACCTCGAAGTCATGAAAGTCGGGAGTTCGCCCATGGCCGGGCAGATGCCGGGCAAGGAAGACTATGTCATGCATTCGCAACTCATCGGCGACGGTTGGTCCGTGATGGCGTCCGACTGGTGCGCGCCTTCGGAGTACAAGCCTGGTAACAACTGGACGATCATGCTCGAGTTGACGGACGAGGCCGAGCAGACCGCCGTCTACGAGAGACTGTCCGCGGGCGGAACCCAGACGATGCCGTTGTCGGACGCGTTCTGGGGCTCGCGGTTCGGGATGTTGAAGGATAAGTTCGGCATCGACTGGATGCTCAACTGCCCGAAGACGTAA